The nucleotide sequence AGGCGATCCAGCGCATCCATATGGGCTGCGTCCTGCCCGCCGGCTTGGGACAGGCACCCGCGCGGCAGGCAGCGATTGGCGCGGGCCTGCCCCAGCATGTCGAAGCGACGACGATCAACAAGATGTGCGGATCGGGGATGCAGGCCGCGATCATGGCGGCAGAGGCGCTGAGCGCAGGTTCCGCCGACTGGATCGTTGCGGGCGGCATGGAGAGCATGACCAATGCTCCCTATCTGTCGGCCCGTCATCGCAGCGGCGCGCGCATCGGGCATGATGTGCTGAAGGACCACATGTTCCTCGACGGCCTTGAAGACGCCTATGAACCCGGCCGCCTGATGGGCAGCTTTGCCGAGGAAAGCGCCGCCGAATATCAGTTCACGCGCGAGGAACAGGACGCCTTCGCCATCGCCAGCCTGGAGCGCGCGCAAAAGGCGCAGGCATCGGGCGCATTCGACCGCGAAATCGTGCCCGTCGAGATCAGCGGGCGCAAGGGGACCGAAACCATCCGACTCGACGAACAGCCCGCGCGGGGCGATGTCGCCAAAATCCCCACGCTGAAACCCGCCTTTTCCAAAACAGGGACGATCACCGCCGCCAACGCCTCCTCCATCTCCGACGGTGCGGCGGCGCTGGTGATGACGCGGCTGTCGGTCGCGGAGAAGTTCGGCCTGAAGCCGGTGGCACGCGTCGTGTCTTATGCCGCCCACGCCCATGCACCCGCCCGTTTCACGACCGCGCCGGTCAGCGCGATGCAGAAGGCGCTGGATAAGGCGGGCTGGAAAATCGGAGATGTCGACCTGTTCGAAGTGAACGAGGCGTTCGCCTGTGTCGCCATGATCGCGATGCGCGACCTGTCGATTACGCATGACGTGATCAACGTCCATGGCGGCGCATGTGCGCTGGGCCACCCGATCGGCGCATCGGGCGCGCGCATTCTGGCGACGCTACTGTCTGCGCTCGAAACGCACGGACGGCGGCGCGGCCTCGCGTCGCTGTGCATCGGTGGGGGGGAGGCAACGGCGATGGCGGTGGAGTTAGTCTAAGGGCTTGGCTTTCCTGCGGAACGGCTGACTGTGGGTGGTTTCCAGGCCGTCCGGCATTGGAATGGGGCTTGGCAAAAGCTGCCGCCGCGACGAGCTTGGGCGATCATGGAGTTTCCTCTAGAACCACCTGCAATTGCGATGACAGAGCGGGGCGACATGAAAGAGACCTTGGAACAGCGCTCCTTGGAGGCGCTCCGCTATTGGGGGCGGAAGTGGATAGATTACATGGCGATAGGAAACGGAGGCGGCCTGCTGGCCACGGCTTCTGCCTTCGTCAGTAACGAGAAAACAAGAGCAGCTCTCTTCCTATCTGCGTGGCTATTCTTCGCAGGCTTGATCTGCGCAGGCCTGATGGTGTTCGTTCGCGTTCACTGGGCCGGAAGTGCCACCATCTTCAGGTCACCCCTAAAGAAGGTCCCACTCTCCGTATGGCCGATAATTTCTGCCGTTATTCAAGTCGCCTCGTGCAGCTTCTTCGCCATCGCTGTGGCGATGGCGTTACTTCGATTGAAGTGAGGCGTCCTTATTACCCACTCTTTCTTGGCGCAACGTGGTGGGATCGTTCCGGTTCGTCCTCTGTCGAGACTGGAACGGCCGCTTTCGGGATTGTGGACAGACCGCCCGAGCGGCTGACTTTGGGGCGCTTGCTGCCATCGGAAAACCCACGCCCGCATCTCACCCTCTCCCGCCCCTCGTAACCAGCGGGCGGGCGCCCTATCTTCGCCACTGGCACTTCCCACGGAACGAAGATAGAACGACGCGCATGAGCCTTACGCATATTTCGGTTCGCGGTGCCCGCGAGCATAATCTCAAGGGCGTCGATATCGACATCCCGCGCGACACGCTGACGGTCATCACCGGGCTGTCGGGATCAGGCAAGTCCAGCCTGGCGTTCGACACCATCTATGCCGAGGGCCAGCGGCGTTATGTCGAGTCGTTGAGCGCCTATGCGCGCCAGTTTCTTGAGATGATGCAAAAGCCCGATGTCGATCATATCGAAGGGCTGTCGCCCGCGATTTCCATCGAGCAGAAGACGACCAGCCGCAACCCGCGCTCGACCGTGGCGACCGTCACCGAGATTTACGACTATATGCGCCTGTTATGGGCGCGCGTCGGCATCCCCTACTCCCCTGCCACCGGTCTGCCGATTTCCGCGCAGACGGTCAGCCAGATGGTCGACCGCGTGCTGGCGCTGCCGGAAGGGACGCGGCTGCTGCTGCTCGCGCCGGTCGTGCGTGGGCGCAAGGGCGAGTATCGCAAGGAACTGGCCGAATGGCAGAAGGCCGGGTTCCAGCGCGTCCGCATCGACGGTGAAACCTATCTGATCGAGGAAGCGCCGGCTCTCGACAAGAAATACAAGCATGACATCGAGGTGGTGGTCGACCGACTGGTCGTGCGCGAGGATATCGCGACCCGGCTGGCGGAAAGTTTCGAGACCGCGCTGAAACTGGCCGAGGGGCTGGCCTATGTCGACCTGACGGACGGTGTGGTGCCGGGGCGCGAGAATGAGGCGGTCGATGCGGGCGCTATGAAGGGCGCGGGCATTCCGGCCAATCGCATCGTGTTTTCCGAGAAATTCGCCTGCCCCGTTTCAGGGTTCACCATTCCCGAAATCGAACCGCGCCTGTTCAGCTTCAACGCGCCGCAGGGCGCCTGCCCGGCGTGCGACGGCCTTGGCGAAAGGCTGGAGTTCGACCGGGATCTCGTCGTCCCCAACCATGACCTGTCGATCAAGAAGGGCGCGGTGGTGCCCTGGGCCAAGTCGAACCCGCCCAGCCCCTATTACATGCAGGTACTGGGGTCGCTGGCGCGCGAATTCGGCTTCAAGCTGGATACGCCGTGGAAGGATCTGGCCGCCGAACATCAGGAAGCGATCCTGTTCGGGACCAAGGGCAAGGCGGTCACGCTGACCTTTGTCGACGGCAAGAAGTCCTATGACGTCAAAAAGCCGTTCGAGGGCGTGATCGGCAATCTCAACCGTCGGATGCTCCAGACCGAAAGCGCCTGGATGCGCGAGGAACTGTCCAAATATCAGGCCGCGCATCCGTGCGAGACATGCGGCGGTGCGCGGCTGAAGCCAGAGGCGCTGGCCGTGCGTGTGGGCGATGCGACGATTTCGTCGATCACCCGCCTGTCGGTGGTCGATGCGCTGGCATGGTATGCCGCGCTGCCAGAGCAACTGACGCCGCAACAGGGCGAGATCGCGCGCGCGATCCTCAAGGAAATCGACGAGCGGCTGGGCTTTCTCAACAATGTCGGGCTTGATTACCTGAACCTCGACCGGACCAGCGGCACGCTGTCGGGTGGGGAGAGCCAGCGCATCCGGCTGGCCAGCCAGATCGGCAGCGGGCTGTCGGGCGTGCTGTACGTGCTGGACGAGCCATCGATCGGTTTGCACCAACGCGACAACGACATGCTGCTGGCGACGCTCAGGCGTCTGCGCGACCTGGGCAATACGGTGCTGGTGGTCGAGCATGACGAGGATGCGATCCGCACCGCCGATTATGTGATCGACATGGGCCCCGGCGCGGGCGTGCATGGGGGTGAGATCGTCGCGCACGGGCCGCTGAAGAAACTGCTAAAGGCCAAGGGCAGCGTGACTGCCGATTATCTGAACGGCACGCGCGAGGTGCCGGTGCCGGCCAAGCGGCGCAAGGGCAACGGCAAGAAGCTGACCGTCCACAACGCCACTGCCAACAATCTGCGCGGGGTGACGGCCAGCCTGCCGCTGGGCACATTTACCTGCATCACCGGCGTGTCGGGGTCGGGCAAGTCCAGCTTCACCATCGACACGCTCTATGCAGCAGCCGCGCGTACGCTGAACGGCGCGCGGGTGTTGGCGGGCAAGCACGACAAGATCAGCGGGCTGGAGCATTGCGACAAGGTCATCGACATCGACCAGTCGCCCATCGGCCGCACCCCGCGGTCGAACCCGGCCACCTATACCGGCGCGTTCACCGCGATCCGCGACTGGTTCGCGGGCCTGCCTGAGGCGCAGGCGCGCGGGTACAAACCCGGCCGTTTCAGCTTCAATGTCAAGGGTGGGCGGTGCGAGGCATGTCAGGGCGACGGCGTGCTGAAGATCGAGATGCACTTCCTGCCCGACGTCTATGTCACCTGCGATGTGTGCCACGGTGCGCGCTACAACCGCGAAACGCTGGAAGTGAAGTTCAAGGGCAAGTCGATTGCCGATGTGCTGGACATGACGGTCGAGGATGCGGTCGAGTTCTTCAAGGCGGTGCCGCCGATCCGCGACCGAATGGCAATGCTGGGCGAAGTTGGCCTGGGTTACGTCAAGGTCGGGCAACAGGCCACCACCCTGTCGGGTGGCGAGGCGCAGCGGGTGAAGCTGGCCAAGGAACTGGCGCGCCGTTCGACCGGGCAGACGCTGTACATCTTGGACGAGCCGACCACCGGCCTGCATTTCGAAGATGTGCGAAAGCTGCTGGAAGTGCTGCATGCACTGGTCGAACAGGGCAACACGGTCGTGGTGATTGAACATAATCTCGACGTCATAAAAACCGCCGACTGGATCCTCGACCTCGGCCCCGAAGGCGGCGTGAAGGGCGGCGAAATCGTGGCGCAGGGCACGCCGGAGATCGTTGCCGCCGAACCGCGCAGCTATACCGGACGCTACCTGGCGCCGCTGCTGGCCCCGGACCGGAAGGAGACGCTGGCGGCGGAGTGACGCCGCCAGCTTGCTATTGCGACTTGATCTCAAGATTTCGGGGCGTCATAAGCGTCGCATGATCCATGCCGACGCCTACCCCCCATGCTGACCGCCGCCCTTCTGCTCGTCGCCGCTATCGGCGCGGTGCTGCTCCGGCTCGGCTGGGACGCGCGCGAACCCGCGCAGCTGCGGCTGACGCTGGCTGGCTGGGCAGCGATTGGCGGCGCGCTGGCGGTGCTGACCGCGCGTGACGGCGCATGGGGGCTGGCCACCGGGAGCCTGCCGGTAATGCTGGTCGCCTTTGCCCTGTTGGGACGTGAGGCGCTGGCATCATCCGCGCCCGCGCGTTCTGCCCGTATTCCCGACAGCGCGCCCAGCGTCCGGCTGCATGCCGCAGACTGGCGCGATGTGGGACGCCGGGTTGCCATCTTTGTTCTGACGGTGCCGGTGGCGGGCGCGGTGTCGCTGCTGGTCGGGCTGGCCTGTGCCGCGATTGCGCGGTCGGGCGGCGCGTCGGACGTGAACGCCAATGTGCTGGCGATGTTCGTCACGCCTTCCCTGTGGAGCGTGCTGGGCATCACCCTGATGCTGGGAATGCGCGCGCGTGACATGGTCGCGCCGCTGGCCGTAACCGGGCTGGTCGCCGCATTCATCTTCTGGTCGTTCGGCTGAGGAAATCGACATGCGCTTCCCCTCCCCCGATCTCGTCCGCCGCGCGCTGTCGGGCCATGCGGCCATCGGCCTACTGGCCGGCGGGCTGCTCTATCTGATCTGCCTGTCGGGCACGATCGTCGTCCTGCGCGAGGAAATTCAGCGTTGGGAACAGCCCAACGTCGTCGAAACCGCGATCATTGCGCCGCAATCGCTGCAACGCGCGGCGGAAAATGTGCTGGCGAGCGAGGCGGGCAAGAAGCCGACCGAGCATTTCTACATTCACATGCCCAACGACGCGCTGCCGCGCACCGTCGTCACGACCGACAATCAGGCGGTCTATATCGATGGCGAAGGAAATATCGCGGACAAGGAAGCGCATGGCTGGACCGAATTCCTGATCAACCTGCACGTCTACCTGCACATGCCCGGCACATTGGGCCTGACCGTCGTCGGAGCGCTGGGCGTGATGATGGCGGCGCTGACGCTGGGCGGCGTGCTGGCGCATCCACGCATCTTTCGCGATGCCTTTCGTCTGCGCGCGCGGGGCCAGAAACAGCTGGCGCTGGCCGACTGGCACAATCGGCTGGGCGTGTGGACGCTGCCCTTCGGTCTGGCGCTGGCGCTGACCGGCGCGATGATCGGACTGGGCGGCGTCGCCACCTATGCCATTGCGGGCAAATGGTATGGCGGCGACCTTGAGGCGGCTTATGCCCCGATCTTTGGTGATGAGCCCGCGCACGACGACCGCCCTGCCCCGCTGGCCAACATCGCGGCTGCCACCGCCAATCTGCGCGCGGCGCATCCCGACCTTCAGCCGACCTATGTGATCCTGCACGAACCCGGCACGCGCGGTCAGTATCTGACGATCATCGCCAAGCATCCGCGGCGGCTGATCTATGGCGACACCTATATCTTCGACGCCGACGGGCGGCTGACGGACAAGGTGGGGATTAGCGACGGCGATCTGGGCCGTCAGTTCGCGGCATCGAATTACGACCTGCATCTCGGCGCGTTCGGCGGGCTGCCGGTGCGGCTGATCTTCGTGATCCTCGGCGCGGCGGTGACGGTCGTGTCCGGAACGGGCATGTCGATCTGGCTGGTCAAACGCCGCCAGCGCGGCCGCGCCAGCCCACGGCTCGAGGCGGTCTGGGCCGTTACCATCTGGGGCGCTCCGGTAATGCTGGGCCTGGCGCTGATTCAGCGGGCGCTGTTCGGGGCACAGGCGCCGATGGTCGCGCTGTTCTGGGTCGGACTGGCGGGGCTGATCGCCGCCGCAATCCTTGCGCCGCGTGCCGAGCTTTGGGGCCGCTCGCTGCGCCTGATCCTTGGTGCGTTGATGGCCGGTGCCGGGATCATCCACGCCGCGTCGATGGACAGCGCCATTCCTGCGCTGTTGGTGATCGACCTGTCGCTGGTTGCGGGTGGCGCTGCGTTTCTGGTCCCCGCCCTGCGTCGACTGGCCGCACAACGGCGCGATCAGATGGACATGGCACCGGCCGAGTAAGCGGGCGCCGGGGGCAAAGGGGATTGCGATCCCCACCTCCCCCGGCTAGCGCGACGGGCACGGCCCCGTAGCTCAGTTGGATAGAGCAAGTGCCTTCTAAGCACTAGGTCGCAGGTTCGAACCCTGCCGGGGTCGCCACTCCCCTATGCTTTCAAACCGATCGCGTCGCACGTGCTGCGTTTTCGGCGGCAACGCGCGAGCCGCGCCGGGCTCACGCCGTTTCGGTTGGCAGCTTCAACGCCGCCAGAACCCCGCGAAAATGTTGCAGCGCCTCTGGCGTCGGGCCGGGATATGGCCCCGCCGTTGGCTGATCACCAACATAGCCCATATCGGCCTTTCCCTCTGGCAAGCTGTAGAAGCCGACCACGAACAAGTGCCGCAGCCTGTCCATAAAGGCGACAGGTTGCGCCATCTTGTCGACCGGTGCGGCAACGGTCAACGCGTCGAGCAGCGCGCCACGTTGCGCCATCGAAAGCGCGGTAAACGCCTTTCCATGCATTGCCCGGCTCTGTGCGTCGAGCCAGATCAGCCCGCCGACCACCTTCGCCCGATCCGCGCGTTGCGCCGGATAAGGTGCGCTGATCCACTCATCGATAAACCCGCCAACACCCAGTTGCCCGGCCCCCGGTGATACGTCGTCGGCGGGAAGGATCATGTCGCCCAGCATGTCCACGGTCGCGCGCTGCGCCTGGGTCAGTGTCAGCGGCCACGGCACCTGCGGATCGATCAGATCGGGATCGCGGCCATAGCCCTGAGCCACCGGCGGCGCAGGCAGCTGACTCGGCCAATCGGCAACCGTTTCGAACGGCTTGGCCGACCGGTTCCCAGCCGCCATTGCCGGGGGCGCCAACCGCGCGACGGGCAGCGCAGCAGCGGCCATCATCCACTGGAGCGTGGTGCGACGCGAATGCATCATGCAAAAGCTCCCGACTTGAACCGCGACGCCAGCTGCTCCGATGCGCGCAGCGCCAGTGCCAAAATGGTAAGTGTCGGGTTCTTGTGCGCGCCCGACGCAAAGACCGCCCCGTCCATCAGCACAAGATTGTCGACATCCCACGTCTGGCCATAGCTGTTGACGACCGAGGTGCGCGCATCCGCCCCCATTCGGGCGGTGCCGAGTTCGTGGATGATCTCGCCCCCCGCCGTCATGATCTGTTCTGGCGGAACTTCGGGATCGAACAGGATCGTGCCGTTCATCCGCTTGAACACGCTGAGTGCAGCCTGTCGTCCGTGCGCCACCTGGTTCATTTCGTGCTTCGACCATTTGAATGCGAAGCGCAGGACCGGGATGCCGAACCGGTCCTTCACCGTGGGGTCGACTTCGCAATAGGTGTCCTTGTTCGGGATCATTTCCCCGCGCAGGGTCAGGCCGATGGTGGCGCCCGACGCGTGGCGAACCGCCTTTTTCAGATCGGCGCCCCAAACCCGCGGCAGCACGCCGGCGGACGGAATGCCAAAGCGGCCGCCAATTTCGAAATGATAGCCCCGCGCGAAATCCAGCTCCCCGCGCTTCTGCTGTTCGTAAAGCCAGAACGGAATATAGATGTGCTGGCCGCCGATCCCGTCCTCATTATAGCGCGGGCGATTGGCCAGCGCGGGAATGAACGCACCGAACGACGCGCCCGTGGAATCGGTCAGGTTGCGCCCCAGTTCACCTGAGGTGTTGGCCAGACCGCGCCCAGCCTCGCCAGAGTTGAGGAGCAGCCGGGCCGTTTCGCCCGTGCCAGCCGCCAGCACGACGGCGCGGGCCTTTACCTGGTGGCGCATGCCGGTTTTGCGGTCGACATATTCCACGCCGGTCGCGCGGCCGCCGCCAGCGGTCAGGACGCGGGAAACCATGGCGTCGGTGACGATATTCAGCCGCCCCGTCGCCTTTGCCATCGGCAGGAACGAGGTTGTCGTCTGGAACATCGCACCAATCGTGCAGCCGCGCGTACAGGGCGTCGCATTGAAGCATGCACTTCGGGGTGCGACCTCGTCGGGCATGTCGCGCGTCAACACCGCCGTATGCGCTGCCCGCACCGGGATTCCGACACTTTCCGCGGCAGCCTTGATAAGCATTTCGGTCACGCGCGGCTTGGGTGGCGGCATCAGGCAATCGGCAGGGGAATCGGGATGGTTCTCCAGCCCGATCGGGCCGCCATTGACCCCGATCATTTTCTCGACCCGGTCATAGAATGGCGCGACATCGTCATAGCCGATCGGCCAGTCGACCCCCAGCCCGTCGCGGGAATAGGGTTTGAAGTCATACGGGCCCCATCGCGGCACGTGACGGCCCC is from Sphingomonas sp. IW22 and encodes:
- a CDS encoding GMC family oxidoreductase, whose protein sequence is MNLGSATAADAPADVIIVGSGAAGGMAAYSLTKSGLRCLMLEAGRDYDPQAEVNMFAPESDAPLRGAATPDKPFGYFDATVGGGWQVDGEPYTMKGNSDFRWYRPRMLGGRTNHWGRHVPRWGPYDFKPYSRDGLGVDWPIGYDDVAPFYDRVEKMIGVNGGPIGLENHPDSPADCLMPPPKPRVTEMLIKAAAESVGIPVRAAHTAVLTRDMPDEVAPRSACFNATPCTRGCTIGAMFQTTTSFLPMAKATGRLNIVTDAMVSRVLTAGGGRATGVEYVDRKTGMRHQVKARAVVLAAGTGETARLLLNSGEAGRGLANTSGELGRNLTDSTGASFGAFIPALANRPRYNEDGIGGQHIYIPFWLYEQQKRGELDFARGYHFEIGGRFGIPSAGVLPRVWGADLKKAVRHASGATIGLTLRGEMIPNKDTYCEVDPTVKDRFGIPVLRFAFKWSKHEMNQVAHGRQAALSVFKRMNGTILFDPEVPPEQIMTAGGEIIHELGTARMGADARTSVVNSYGQTWDVDNLVLMDGAVFASGAHKNPTLTILALALRASEQLASRFKSGAFA
- a CDS encoding gluconate 2-dehydrogenase subunit 3 family protein, whose translation is MMHSRRTTLQWMMAAAALPVARLAPPAMAAGNRSAKPFETVADWPSQLPAPPVAQGYGRDPDLIDPQVPWPLTLTQAQRATVDMLGDMILPADDVSPGAGQLGVGGFIDEWISAPYPAQRADRAKVVGGLIWLDAQSRAMHGKAFTALSMAQRGALLDALTVAAPVDKMAQPVAFMDRLRHLFVVGFYSLPEGKADMGYVGDQPTAGPYPGPTPEALQHFRGVLAALKLPTETA
- the uvrA gene encoding excinuclease ABC subunit UvrA; this translates as MSLTHISVRGAREHNLKGVDIDIPRDTLTVITGLSGSGKSSLAFDTIYAEGQRRYVESLSAYARQFLEMMQKPDVDHIEGLSPAISIEQKTTSRNPRSTVATVTEIYDYMRLLWARVGIPYSPATGLPISAQTVSQMVDRVLALPEGTRLLLLAPVVRGRKGEYRKELAEWQKAGFQRVRIDGETYLIEEAPALDKKYKHDIEVVVDRLVVREDIATRLAESFETALKLAEGLAYVDLTDGVVPGRENEAVDAGAMKGAGIPANRIVFSEKFACPVSGFTIPEIEPRLFSFNAPQGACPACDGLGERLEFDRDLVVPNHDLSIKKGAVVPWAKSNPPSPYYMQVLGSLAREFGFKLDTPWKDLAAEHQEAILFGTKGKAVTLTFVDGKKSYDVKKPFEGVIGNLNRRMLQTESAWMREELSKYQAAHPCETCGGARLKPEALAVRVGDATISSITRLSVVDALAWYAALPEQLTPQQGEIARAILKEIDERLGFLNNVGLDYLNLDRTSGTLSGGESQRIRLASQIGSGLSGVLYVLDEPSIGLHQRDNDMLLATLRRLRDLGNTVLVVEHDEDAIRTADYVIDMGPGAGVHGGEIVAHGPLKKLLKAKGSVTADYLNGTREVPVPAKRRKGNGKKLTVHNATANNLRGVTASLPLGTFTCITGVSGSGKSSFTIDTLYAAAARTLNGARVLAGKHDKISGLEHCDKVIDIDQSPIGRTPRSNPATYTGAFTAIRDWFAGLPEAQARGYKPGRFSFNVKGGRCEACQGDGVLKIEMHFLPDVYVTCDVCHGARYNRETLEVKFKGKSIADVLDMTVEDAVEFFKAVPPIRDRMAMLGEVGLGYVKVGQQATTLSGGEAQRVKLAKELARRSTGQTLYILDEPTTGLHFEDVRKLLEVLHALVEQGNTVVVIEHNLDVIKTADWILDLGPEGGVKGGEIVAQGTPEIVAAEPRSYTGRYLAPLLAPDRKETLAAE
- a CDS encoding acetyl-CoA C-acyltransferase; translation: MSADPIVIVSYARTPMGSFQGCLTGASATELGAAAVGAAVERAGLKGEAIQRIHMGCVLPAGLGQAPARQAAIGAGLPQHVEATTINKMCGSGMQAAIMAAEALSAGSADWIVAGGMESMTNAPYLSARHRSGARIGHDVLKDHMFLDGLEDAYEPGRLMGSFAEESAAEYQFTREEQDAFAIASLERAQKAQASGAFDREIVPVEISGRKGTETIRLDEQPARGDVAKIPTLKPAFSKTGTITAANASSISDGAAALVMTRLSVAEKFGLKPVARVVSYAAHAHAPARFTTAPVSAMQKALDKAGWKIGDVDLFEVNEAFACVAMIAMRDLSITHDVINVHGGACALGHPIGASGARILATLLSALETHGRRRGLASLCIGGGEATAMAVELV
- a CDS encoding PepSY-associated TM helix domain-containing protein, producing the protein MRFPSPDLVRRALSGHAAIGLLAGGLLYLICLSGTIVVLREEIQRWEQPNVVETAIIAPQSLQRAAENVLASEAGKKPTEHFYIHMPNDALPRTVVTTDNQAVYIDGEGNIADKEAHGWTEFLINLHVYLHMPGTLGLTVVGALGVMMAALTLGGVLAHPRIFRDAFRLRARGQKQLALADWHNRLGVWTLPFGLALALTGAMIGLGGVATYAIAGKWYGGDLEAAYAPIFGDEPAHDDRPAPLANIAAATANLRAAHPDLQPTYVILHEPGTRGQYLTIIAKHPRRLIYGDTYIFDADGRLTDKVGISDGDLGRQFAASNYDLHLGAFGGLPVRLIFVILGAAVTVVSGTGMSIWLVKRRQRGRASPRLEAVWAVTIWGAPVMLGLALIQRALFGAQAPMVALFWVGLAGLIAAAILAPRAELWGRSLRLILGALMAGAGIIHAASMDSAIPALLVIDLSLVAGGAAFLVPALRRLAAQRRDQMDMAPAE